A stretch of the Notamacropus eugenii isolate mMacEug1 chromosome 2, mMacEug1.pri_v2, whole genome shotgun sequence genome encodes the following:
- the KCNJ16 gene encoding inward rectifier potassium channel 16, whose product MSYYGSNYRIVNMEGNVPKYTNCHPENIITEKRRARRRLLHKDGSCNVYFKHIFGEWGSYMVDIFTTLVDTKWRHMFVIFSLSYILSWLIFGLIFWVIALHHGDLVNDPNVTPCVDNVHTFTGAFLFSLETQTTIGYGSRCVTEECSVAVLVVILQSILSCIINTFIIGAALAKMATARKRAQTIRFSYFALIGMRDGKLCLMWRIGDFRPNHVVEGTVRAQLLRYVEDNERRMTMGFKDLKLVNDQIILVTPVTIVHEIDHESPLYALDRKAIAKDNFEILVTFTYTGDSTGTSHQSRSSYVPREILWGHRFNDVLEVKKKYYKVNCLQFEGSVEVYAPFCSAKQLDWKDQQLNNLEKTSSGKGSGMTETKARRRSFSAVAIVSSSENPDEMTKTTADENNETPYQKALLQLNRISVESQM is encoded by the coding sequence ATGAGTTATTATGGCAGCAACTATCGGATTGTGAACATGGAGGGGAATGTGCCCAAGTACACTAACTGCCACCCAGAAAACATTATAACTGAGAAGCGAAGAGCAAGAAGACGGTTGCTCCACAAAGATGGAAGTTGCAATGTGTACTTTAAGCATATTTTTGGAGAATGGGGAAGTTACATGGTTGATATTTTCACCACCCTTGTGGATACCAAATGGCGCCATATGTTTGTTATATTCTCATTATCTTACATTCTCTCTTGGCTGATTTTTGGCTTGATCTTTTGGGTGATAGCCCTCCACCATGGAGATCTGGTAAATGATCCAAATGTCACACCTTGTGTTGACAATGTCCACACTTTCACAGGAGCCTTTTTATTCTCCCTTGAAACTCAAACTACTATCGGCTATGGCTCTCGCTGTGTCACTGAAGAGTGTTCTGTGGCAGTCCTTGTGGTTATACTGCAGTCAATCTTAAGCTGCATCATAAACACCTTCATCATTGGAGCTGCCTTGGCCAAAATGGCAACAGCTCGAAAGAGGGCCCAGACCATCCGATTCAGTTACTTTGCTCTCATAGGCATGAGAGATGGAAAACTTTGCCTCATGTGGCGCATTGGTGATTTTCGACCAAACCATGTAGTAGAGGGAACAGTGAGAGCTCAGCTACTTCGTTATGTGGAAGATAATGAAAGGCGGATGACAATGGGATTTAAGGACCTAAAGCTAGTCAATGACCAGATCATTCTTGTGACACCAGTGACCATTGTCCATGAAATTGATCATGAGAGCCCTTTGTATGCTCTTGACCGTAAAGCAATAGCCAAAGACAACTTTGAGATTTTGGTGACATTTACTTACACAGGGGATTCCACTGGGACTTCACATCAGTCAAGAAGTTCTTATGTGCCTCGAGAAATTCTCTGGGGCCACAGATTCAATGATGttttagaggtgaagaaaaaatactacaaggtAAACTGCTTACAATTTGAGGGAAGTGTTGAAGTATATGCTCCCTTCTGCAGTGCCAAGCAATTGGACTGGAAAGATCAGCAGCTAAACAACCTTGAGAAAACATCCTCAGGCAAAGGATCAGGAATGACTGAAACCAAGGCTAGACGAAGGTCATTTAGTGCTGTTGCCATCGTTAGTAGTAGTGAAAATCCTGACGAGATGACCAAGACCACAGCTGATGAGAATAATGAAACACCTTATCAGAAAGCTCTTCTGCAACTAAATAGAATCTCAGTAGAGTCCCAAATGTAG